In one Yarrowia lipolytica chromosome 1A, complete sequence genomic region, the following are encoded:
- a CDS encoding uncharacterized protein (Compare to YALI0A17314g, similar to uniprot|Q9P3X9 Neurospora crassa Peptidyl- prolyl cis-trans isomerase): MSAFVYMDFAVGGEPVGRVVFELFDDTPLTSANFRALCKGDKPTPEGSVPLTFKDSNIHRIVRNFAIQGGDIVYGDGTGGTSIYGDQFDDENFVHNHAEPFVLSMANAGPNSNKSQFFVTLKGSPHLDGKHVAFGKVVAGKSVLRQLEELDTAPGDVPVLPVTITNCGELKRDAKLLLPFIGSQDGLTADKYEEHPDDNFNVGKEEGELNFDDPEQALRVTLEIKAYATEVYKMAGDAESEEERAMVLRVALQKYKKALRYVFELSPDPDSSKKAYDEFQKAKLALNQNMGLVALQLKKYDQVINSTTSALEMECATSRDRAKALSRRSSAYQGLKKQERAINDLEQAHELLPSDPQISKSLTALKQESEMKEKKQKAQYAKFFS, encoded by the coding sequence ATGTCGGCTTTCGTGTACATGGACTTTGCTGTGGGCGGCGAGCCGGTTGGCCGGGTCGTCTTcgagctgtttgacgaCACACCGCTCACCTCGGCCAACTTCCGGGCGCTGTGCAAGGGAGACAAGCCCACCCCCGAGGGCTCGGTGCCCCTCACGTTCAAGGACAGCAATATCCATCGCATTGTGCGAAACTTTGCCATCCAGGGAGGCGACATTGTCTACGGCGACGGGACCGGAGGAACCTCCATCTACGGCGACCAGTTTGACGATGAGAACTTTGTGCACAACCACGCCGAGCCGTTTGTGCTGAGTATGGCCAACGCGGGccccaactccaacaagagCCAGTTTTTCGTCACTCTCAAGGGCTCGCCGCATCTCGACGGCAAGCATGTGGCCTTTGGCAAGGTGGTGGCCGGCAAAAGTGTGCTTCgacagctggaggagctggacacGGCCCCCGGAGACGTTCCCGTGCTGCCCGTtaccatcaccaactgCGGGGAGCTGAAACGAGACGCAAAGCTGCTCTTGCCCTTCATCGGCTCCCAGGACGGACTCACAGCCGACAAGTACGAAGAGCACCCGGACGACAACTTCAATGTGggcaaggaggagggcgaACTCAACTTTGACGACCCCGAGCAGGCCCTCAGAGTGACCCTGGAGATCAAGGCGTACGCCACCGAGGTGTACAAGATGGCTGGAGACGCCgagagcgaggaggagagggCCATGGTGCTGCGAGTGGCTCTGCAAAAGTACAAAAAGGCCCTGAGATATGTGTTTGAGCTGTCGCCGGACCCGGACAGCAGCAAAAAGGCTTACGACGAGTTCCAAAAGGCCAAACTGGCGCTGAATCAAAACATGGGTCTGGTGGCTCTGCAGCTGAAAAAGTACGATCAGGtcatcaactccaccacctcggcccTGGAAATGGAGTGTGCCACCTCCAGGGACAGGGCCAAGGCTCTTTCGCGACGATCTTCGGCATACCAGGGActcaagaagcaggagcgGGCCATCAATGATCTGGAACAGGCCCACGAGCTGTTGCCGAGCGATCCCCAAATCTCCAAGAGTCTGACGgctctcaagcaggagaGTGAAatgaaggaaaagaagcagaaggCTCAGTACGCAAAGTTCTTCAGTTGA
- a CDS encoding uncharacterized protein (Compare to YALI0A17259g, no similarity), giving the protein MQLLPLLLATLVSAEHFTVTLLDQTHSALSKHAESNKWNAKKLGFSKHLAVALVDHIDHDINYLYGETKKFSIAGGNSLANYLDVSSGSTGENEPILIVVNSHETPEFDDEAIYHARTLRESVTPEMRGQKLASVVREIMGIASRSARDLEKRNAPAGGGFCNHPNCPVFCPGCLIEDLGEGHETEENVETDESPDQE; this is encoded by the coding sequence ATGCAACTTCttccccttcttctcgcTACACTCGTCTCGGCCGAGCACTTCACCGTGACTCTGCTGGACCAGACCCACTCTGCTCTTTCCAAGCATGCCGAGAGCAACAAGTGGaacgccaagaagctcggTTTCTCCAAGCACCTGGCCGTGGCTCTGGTGGACCATATTGACCACGATATCAACTATCTTTACGGCGAGACCAAGAAGTTTTCCATTGCTGGCGGCAACTCGCTGGCCAACTATCTGGACGTTTCGTCCGGCTCCACCGGCGAGAACGAGCCCATTCTGATTGTAGTCAACAGCCATGAGACCCCCGagtttgacgacgaggccaTCTACCACGCTCGAACTCTTCGGGAGTCCGTCACCCCTGAAATGCGAGGCCAGAAGCTTGCCAGCGTCGTTCGAGAGATCATGGGAATCGCCTCTCGAAGTGCCCgggatctggagaagagaaacgCTCCCGCCGGCGGAGGATTCTGCAACCATCCCAACTGTCCCGTCTTCTGTCCCGGATGTCTCATTGAAGATCTCGGGGAGGGACATGAGACTGAAGAGAATGTTGAGACTGATGAGTCTCCCGACCAGGAGTAG
- a CDS encoding uncharacterized protein (Compare to YALI0A17292g, weakly similar to uniprot|P40507 Saccharomyces cerevisiae YIL079c): MSSDEDVSDLFFMDTEASAPAYTVLEDSDTEKPSKTPVEAFQSVGVDDVDDGEDQLIEMRGEGRYFGKEEEQGPTCRTCHKRGHISADCKVMRCFTCGALEDHDTADCTMLRKCSNCGESGHLRAECTQSKRTIFCWRCDSRIHTEDKCHLIWRDYVKDRRGPHGTNCVFCYHCGGQGHYGDECTDTRNMTLRFKEPSAFSGGNLPRKGRYDIQKRYFDDLEREKNRGHNSYGGSYGGSYGNSYNNQGSRGNEGQNSGFGGGRDARREKRERERQESKKRRKAEKRGGGQGGGLPRPQSSGYIPPKSQYGPVAKNDYSFQPKLKQDHDHSDMFNRNRMDMPQPTRSGHYSK, encoded by the coding sequence ATGAGTTCCGACGAAGACGTGTCTGACCTGTTCTTCATGGACACAGAGGCCAGTGCGCCTGCATACACCGTTTTAGAAGACTCGGACACGGAAAAACCCAGCAAAACCCCCGTGGAGGCGTTCCAGTCCGTGGGGGTGGACGACGTGGATGATGGGGAAGATCAGCTCATTGAAATGAGAGGCGAGGGCCGGTATTTCGgtaaggaggaggagcaagGGCCCACGTGTCGGACGTGTCACAAGCGAGGCCACATTTCGGCGGACTGCAAGGTGATGCGATGTTTCACCTGtggagctctggaggacCATGATACCGCCGACTGCACCATGTTACGCAAATGCTCCAACTGTGGCGAGTCGGGCCATCTACGAGCCGAGTGCACACAAAGCAAGCGCACGATTTTCTGCTGGCGGTGCGATTCACGCATCCACACCGAGGACAAGTGCCATTTGATCTGGCGAGACTATGTCAAGGACCGACGGGGCCCCCACGGCACCAACTGCGTCTTTTGCTACCATTGCGGCGGTCAGGGACATTACGGTGACGAGTGCACAGATACCCGCAACATGACGTTGCGATTCAAGGAGCCGTCGGCGTTTTCCGGCGGCAATTTGCCCAGAAAGGGCCGCTATGATATCCAGAAACGGTACTTTGACGATCTGGAGCGGGAGAAGAACAGGGGACACAACAGCTACGGCGGCAGTTACGGCGGCAGTTACGGCAACAGCTATAACAATCAAGGTAGCCGAGGGAATGAGGGCCAGAACAGCGGgtttggtggtggacgagATGCGCGAAGGGAGAAACGGGAGCGGGAACGACAGGAGAGCAAAAAGCGACGCAAGGCCGAAAAGCGAGGTGGAGGACAGGGTGGAGGGTTGCCACGTCCACAGTCGTCGGGATACATTCCGCCCAAGTCGCAGTACGGTCCTGTGGCCAAGAATGACTACAGTTTCCAGCCCAAGCTGAAGCAGGACCACGACCATTCGGACATGTTTAACCGCAACCGGATGGATATGCCCCAGCCCACTAGATCGGGGCATTACAGCAAGTAG
- a CDS encoding uncharacterized protein (Compare to YALI0A17281g, similar to uniprot|Q8X8M5 Escherichia coli Orf hypothetical protein), giving the protein MSNDALKIGDMSNNWYNQAQQKMAIIALPPPSSSDGEDSKVVQEKVSVANRNGAGITNAAILFFPSDFNKTNKYTAIIIAHPAGGVKEQCASVYGRKLARAKGFVTVVFDSSYNGGSTGSPRHLEDPYVRVEDVSAVVDYLTTVDYVDKICALGICTAGGYVINAAMNDHRIKAVGAVNCVNIGQMFREGWEGGRKDIAPHLLEEGAEARTEEANHGAILIMDWSPETKNSSDTKEQQDAYEYYRTLRGAHPDAPSKFTGRSLTQLATYDAFHLAKEFLTQPTMLIVGTEATTKWYSQQLLDQVGDDLVSLFTIRDASHFDLYDKDKYVDEAVDKLGVFFKYNV; this is encoded by the coding sequence ATGTCAAATGATGCCTTGAAAATCGgagacatgtccaacaacTGGTACAACCAAGCTCAGCAGAAAATGGCCATCATCGCCCTTCCACCACCGTCGTCTTCGGACGGCGAGGACAGCAAAGTTGTGCAGGAAAAAGTGAGCGTAGCCAACCGCAATGGAGCCGGAATCACCAACGCCGCAATCTTGTTTTTTCCGTCCGATTtcaacaagaccaacaagtacaccgCCATAATCATTGCGCATCCCGCCGGAGGCGTCAAGGAGCAGTGTGCCAGCGTGTATGGACGCAAATTGGCCCGAGCCAAGGGGTTTGTGACCGTGGTGTTCGACTCCTCGTACAACGGAGGCAGCACGGGGTCTCCACGGCATCTGGAGGACCCCTATGTTCGTGTGGAAGACGTGTCAGCGGTGGTTGATTATCTGACCACCGTGGACTACGTGGACAAGATCTGTGCTCTGGGCATCTGCACGGCTGGAGGCTACGTCATCAACGCCGCCATGAACGACCATCGAATCAAGGCGGTAGGAGCGGTCAACTGTGTGAATATCGGACAGATGTTTAGAGAGGGATGGGAAGGAGGACGCAAAGACATTGCCCCACATCTGCTGGAGGAAGGAGCCGAGGCCCGCACCGAAGAAGCCAATCACGGAGCCATTCTCATCATGGATTGGTCCCCCGAGACAAAGAACTCGTCGGACACTAAAGAGCAGCAGGACGCATACGAGTACTATCGAACTCTTCGGGGAGCCCATCCGGATGCACCCAGCAAGTTCACTGGACGCAGTTTAACCCAGCTGGCCACCTACGACGCCTTTCATCTCGCAAAAGAGTTTTTGACCCAGCCTACAATGCTGATTGTGGGCACTGAAGCCACCACCAAATGGTACAGTCAGCAGCTGTTGGACCAGGTTGGAGACGATCTCGTCAGTTTGTTCACCATTCGGGATGCTTCTCACTTTGATCTTtacgacaaggacaagtatGTGGACGAGGCGGTTGACAAGCTCGGAGTCTTTTTCAAATACAATGTCTAA
- a CDS encoding uncharacterized protein (Compare to YALI0A17336g, similar to uniprot|P43563 Saccharomyces cerevisiae YFL034C-B MOB2 component of the RAM signaling network, localizes and activates the Ace2p in the daughter cell nucleus to direct daughter cell-specific transcription of several genes involved in cell separation; Mob1p-like protein, similar to Saccharomyces cerevisiae MOB2 (YFL034C-B); ancestral locus Anc_8.29) yields MCQPFVRQALVTGNFKTIVQQPNYVDTNEWLALYAHEFFALLNSFYDAISEFVTPQACPTMNAGPGVDYLWIDASKKAVRLPAATYIDYTFSWITSKLEDKTIFPTKVGVPFPPHFISILKNIFRQMFRVFAHIYHNHFDKMCHLGIQSHWNSLFTHFIGFVINFDLIDEKEREPLQPLIDSLEAQGMFL; encoded by the coding sequence ATGTGCCAGCCGTTTGTGCGCCAAGCGCTGGTCACCGGCAACTTCAAGACCATTGTGCAGCAGCCCAACTATGTCGACACCAACGAGTGGCTGGCGCTTTACGCACATGAGTTCTTCGCACTACTCAACTCCTTCTACGACGCCATCTCCGAGTTTGTGACCCCACAGGCCTGTCCCACCATGAACGCCGGTCCCGGCGTGGACTATCTGTGGATAGACGCATCCAAGAAGGCGGTGCGACTGCCAGCAGCCACTTACATTGATTACACGTTTTCGTGGATCACGTCCAAACTCGAAGACAAGACCATTTTCCCCACAAAGGTGGGGGTGCCGTTCCCGCCGCATTTCATCAGCATTCTCAAAAACATTTTCCGCCAAATGTTCCGTGTCTTTGCACACATTTACCACAACCACTTTGACAAAATGTGCCATCTGGGCATCCAGAGCCACTGGAACTCTCTGTTTACCCACTTTATCGGGTTTGTCATCAACTTTGATCTGATTGATGAGAAGGAACGTGAGCCTCTGCAGCCTTTGATTGACTCACTCGAGGCCCAGGGCATGTTTTTGTAA